GTGGTCACTTGGCCCCGGCATAGCTGAGCCTGCCATGAGATGCTGCACAGCATGAGTGCATTGAGTCGAAGTCCTTGGTTCtcatcctgctctgccctgctcttggTAGACTCTAAGGTGCTTCCCAGAGATCTGTGCAAGGTTTAGTGTCACAGAGAGGGATGGGGGTAGGCATGGGTGTTGGGACAGGAGCAAGTCACTGGCAGCTGAGACTGCCTGTGCTTTGTCAGAGCCATGCAGGCATTCTGGCCAAAGAGGCTTGTTCTGCCtcctccctggtgctgctgggatggGAAGGCCCTGTTGGTGCTGGTGCCTAttctgcagctcctgagccAGCAGCTTGGGTTGTCCTGCACTGACTCTGAGAGGATTTACATCTAGGATTCATTCAGCTCCTTTAGAAGGGCTATGACTTTTTTGTGCATACAGATTTCCAGGCAGAGAGGGATTTTCTATCTCTTGCCCAGTGCCCGGTTTCTCCTGCCACTCTCTCAGGAGAGTGCCCAGCTGAGGGGCACAGTGCATCTTGCCACAGGGCCATGAGTCCCTCCATGGGGCCGTGCATCCCCGCCGTGGGGCTTTGCATTGCATCCCAGCAGGCACCTGCCCGTCCTCTGCAAACCCTCACTGCTTCCTGCCCAACCTGTTCCGGGCACTTTGCCTCCCAGGGGAGCCACCCTTTGAAATAACAAGGCAGCCGTGCCGGTGTGCCTCTGGCTTGGGAAACATTAACGAGGGGAGGTGTGGGGCCGGGCAGGGATGGCCGGGCTCGGCCGCTCTTGCCGGGTGCCCGGGAGGAAGCCTTGCCGCGGCAGCAGCCGTGGCTGCGCAGCCCATGCAGGCGGGGGCTGATGCCGAGAAGGTAATGGATATAATGGATTTCTTCCCGGGTCGCTGGTGAGTGCTGTGACGTGTGGAGGGgagtgctggggaggaggactggcacagctctgctcgCTGCCCTCCATCCATGGCAGCTCCCGCCTGGTGCAGGGTTATTCTGGGTGTCATTTTGTTTGTAAACCTCTGAAGCAGGCACTTACTGGTCACTGTCAGTGCCAGAAGTTGCCAGCTGCAACTTCTCCAAGTGCTCCTTGTTCATAGGGGTACGCCACTAAACTCACGACCCAGGACAAAGTTTGTCATGTGAAGGTggcagggcagcgctgcccgCTCTGGGCTGCCTTTGGTGTCATTGCAGACACCAGTGCAGGTTCAGTTTGCAGCAAGAGCCCAGCACAGTGAGTGCAGAGTCCCTTCTGCTGGCTGCACCCTCGGTGGGTGACGTGGCTTCTTGCCGGCGCCACAAAGGTGTCATTGTACACACACTGTAATTACCAAAATGTTTGTGGCCTGGTAAGGCTGGCTCTGAGTATGCACAATGCCATGAAGGGCACAGCCTGCTGCATGCTTTGTTCAGTCCGTGTGGGCATTTTCTGCAGGACTGTAGCAGGTGGATCTGGTGCCACAGTGGGGTCAGATCTTGCGTCCGGCTACCTGAAACTACCCAAATTGACTCAAAGAACATTTATACTTGGAGATAAAGGAAATCCAAACCAAGCTCAAACTaaggaaaagcctttttaaaGAGTGTCCAGCTGTGGGCACAGAGCTGTCTGAGACGAGGTTCTTTTTAACTCCCTCAGGAGTGGTAGGTAAGGGTGGGCTTAGTCTAAAGCTGGAAACACGGCCAGGGCTGTGTCTGAGCCACGGCTGCCCcacctgtgctggcagctgtaggctgctcctgctgtaaATTTGACCTTTGCTCACTGCAATTATTAAAGGAAAATCTCTCTCAGGTTTTCCTTTGGCctttgattttcatttcttcatctcctcccctgtttttttcttctttttttgtgtgtgttttgagAAATTCAGTCTATTCTATGAGCTCACTAAAAAATCACTCCCCAGGCCTTTCCCCTTTTCACCATGATCCCTTCTGCCCCAAATCCCACAGCCCTCTCCTGCAAACTGTTTCTGACAGCTGGTAGCATGGGAGCTGCTGATCCTGCTTTCTTTCCACCCAGACTGGCAGTGTCTGCCATGGCCCAGCCTCTTATCAGCCGTGTGAGCCAGGATCACTGcacctggagcagggcaggaggccaGGGGTAAACATGGGTTAGAGGGGAggaggggtgagaggagagaTGGGGCTGCTGTGTCACACCTCCAGAAAAGCCACTTACTGGTTTACTGGGAGTGCCACAACATCTACAGCCATAGTTTGACTGGGTAATTTATTTGTGTGCACCTGAGAGCAGGCAAAGCTGGGCAAGGGATCAGGATTGTCCAGCTGAGGTTCAGCTGTGCTGAAGAGGtgcccctggagcagcttctCATCGCTCTGGCTGCCACCAGGACCAGGGCCCCACTTGGAAGCACAGGTAGATCAGGGTGGGAAAGGAGTACTTCCCCAAGGGAGAGCATGGCTGAGTGACTAGTGTGGTCTCAGCACCTGTTGTGGAGAGGCAATGATGGGCTGTCCGAGCTCTGGTTGGGTTCTTGTCCCTGGGCCCCCTCACCCAGGGCTCGGGGCTGTGTGTGCGGTGGCTGCGGGTCCTCCCCGGCGCTGGCCAGGCAGGGCGGCCACAGCCCTCGAGCCAGGCAGCAGGATGGGCTGACTGTGGGACTGTGCTCTGCAGGGGGCACACACAGGGTTTCTAATTGGAGTCAGGCTCACTAATCTCTTTAGTTCGTTTGGCAAGTGGCAAGTGGGGATTAACCCTGCACCggccagcccagcaccaccGGCAGCGGCTTCGCTAACGCTGCTGTGATTAGGGAAAGAAATTACTCCAGACCACTGACCAAATCATGCACACAGCTGGGGAGCTGTgggggctgagggctgctggcgaagggagctgcagcagtgatGCTGATCTCTGAGTTGGGCTGGACAGAGCTCCAAGGGTCACAGCTGCCCACTCGTGCATGGGGAGCAGGACAAGTGCCACGGCCTCGCTCAGCCCCTCTTCCCAGGCTTCTCTGGAAATGGAATGTGGAGCAGGAGCCATTGGGTAGTCAGGGAGCTGCTAGCCCTCACTGATCCATGTGCTGCCCACAGTGGTGAGGGGGGGCACTTGGTGTGGGATGTCTGCAGCCCCCaactctgctcagcagcaggactggATGGGGTATCTTGAGGCACATTCCCTCAGTTATGGATAGAGTCTCTTCCCATTTCTGCTGAGGGCCAGAGCCAGGGTGCCCGGTCTGGGGTGGGGATCCAATGTCCCTGCTGTGATGTGGCTTGGGCTGGCTTGCCTTGTGTCCACTTTCATCAAAAAAgagatttccttcttttcttttcagtcGGCAGAATTCTTCgaaatgctggaaaaaatgCAGGTGAGCAGCACTGTGCATGCCAGTAATAGGAGGATATTCCCCTCAGCAGAGCCCATGAGGGCAGAGGCCCCACAGTACCTCCTACATTACCATGTTGGGAGGCTCATCCTGAGCACAGGCTCACTTGGGTCGGAGCTATCCCCATGTAGCAAAATACCCTCACGTTGGTGGGCCAGCCGCCTGTGTTGCTGAAAACATCTTAATTATTTGATCCATTCATTTTGTTCCAAACAGGCACCAAAACTGGAAGAACAGAGGTCTGGAAGCCAGAAACACAAGGTTggttgatttttgtttcttgtggGGATCTCTTTGTGTGTCTCCCCACCCATCTCAGAGGTTTAATGTGATCATCAAAGACAGTCACTCAAAAGGCTGGAAAGGATTTAGATGTTATCTGAAAATAAGACACTGATTGAATTGCAAAGATGGGAATTCAGTGCCTGTAAATCCCTAATCCAGCTTTAAGTCCAGGCTGGTGCATTTCAGTGTCGAGCTGTGTAAAAGGGTTGGAAGTTGCACCAATAGTGGAACCCCCTTCAGACAGGACTCACCCTGCATTGCCACCTTCCTCTAGaccctgagcctggaggggcccccctgggcagcacaggggcACCACTCCAGGGCTCACCCTCCTTGCTGTGGCCTCACCTGACAGGAGCATTGCTCTCCATTCGCACCTCATGCAGggcatgggctgggagggaccagGGCAGCGGGTGCTGGAGGTGCTCCCCAGGTTGTGTGTGCAAGGCTGGGGTGAGGAGATGGCTGGTGGGAAACACATGGTCACAGATGGTGTTTTGGTTCCTTTTTCCAGGAAGACTACATCCCATACCCCAGCATTGATGAGGTGGGTGCACTGAACCCCCCTGAGCACCTTCTGGGCTGGACTCGTTCCCCTGGTGCCAGGACTTGGGTCTGCTGCAGAAGGGGGCAGAACACGGGGCAATGAGCTCTGCACCCCACATCCACACCCCTGTCCTGCCTGACCCCTCGTGGCACATGTCTCTCCAGATCCTAGAGAAGGGCAGCCCATACCCATTGATCATCCTGCCCCAGTTTGGGGGGTACTGGATCGAAGACCCAGAAAACCTTGGCACACCCACCTCATCTGACAGCAGCATctgcgaggaggaggaggagaacctcagccccagcacctaTGGCTACAAGCTGGAGTGCAAGGGAGAGGCCAGAGCCTACCGCAAGCATTTCCTGGGGAAGGTGGGTGCCCCCATCCCTCGGGGCTGAAAATGGGACACCCTTGCCCAAGAAAAAGTCTCCAGTTGTGAACAAAATGGGTAAATTTTGCAACTTCCTCCTTTGCAAGGAGTGGAGGCACCAACGGGTTCCCAGCATGGCAGTGATGGCCACACACAGAGCCTTCACCCCTGGCCCCACAGCCACAGGGATCCCACAGGGATCCTGGGACACCAGGCTCTGAGCCTCCTGTCTGTGGGGACCCTGAGCTTGACCAGATGCACAGGCCCAGCatggcagcccctgccctctTGCTCACAGTCCTGTAATCCTCTTTGGCCCTCTGAACACACCAAGAGCAGGGTGCTGAACTCCACTGGCAGAGGGATTACAGCTCTGGTCCTGGCAAGGGGGTGAGAGTGTGTGCCCTGAGGGACGGGAGGGTTGCAGAGTGGCAGGTGAGTGTCCAGGCAGTGTCCTTGCCATTGGTAAGCTGCTTCCCTGCCACTAACAtgctgttttctatttttaggatcatTTAAATTTCTACTGTACAGCCAGCAGCCTCGGAAATCTGATCCTTTCTGTTAAATGTGAGGAGACAGATGGCACAGAATATTTAAGGGTTATACTCAGGTATGGGAAAAAATgccttgtttaaaaaatattctctctttGGGAGTCCCCGGTTTCTACAGCAAATGCTTGAGCCAGACTGTCAGCAGTGTGGAGGGGGTcagggtgggatgggaagcAGTGGCAGCATCCTTGTGTTTCTGCACTGGGGCTGCCCAAACCTGATAATGAACATGAGACTTTGATCTGCTGCTAAACCCGCTGGAACTGAGTGTAAACCTCTGCGGGTTTAATCCTGCCTGGGATAACACCAGTCACATCTCTCGCCATCCCTCTGTAAGCTGACAGGACCCAGCATGTCTGAAGCATTTTGTCATTTCCCTCCAAACTATGAATATTTGAAGAGCTGCAGAGATGAGAAGACAAATTGAGCCTTTGCTCACTAACCAGGCCCAACAAATGCAGCACAACAGTGTTTCCCAACAGCCGGCACAGCTTTGCTGTAGACATTCCCTGACGTCTGTCTGCTCATTGTCCTTTCTTTGCTAGGTCTAAAGTGAAGACGTTGCACGAAAGGATCCCACTGGCAGGACTGAGCAAGCTTCCAAGTATCCCCCAGATTGCAAAGGTAAAatgcccagctgggctgggacacctgCAGCAAAGCCTGTGCCACTGCACCTCAGGCAGCGTTGGGATGTGTTGGGTGGCGTTGGGATGTGTGAGGATGTGTTGGACAGCGTTGGGTAGTGCTGGGATGTGTGAGGATGTGTTGGACAGCATTGGGTGGCGTTGGGATGTGTGAGGATGTGTTGGACAGCGTTGGGTAGTGCTGGGATGTGTGAGGATGTGTTGGACAGCATTGGGTGGCGTTGGGATGTGTGAGGATGTGTTGGACAGCGTTGGGTAGTGCTGGGATGTGTGAGGATGTGTTGGACAGCATTGGGTGGTGTTGGGATGTGTGAGGATGTGTTGGGTGGTGTTGGGTGGTGTTGGGATGTGTGAGGATGTGTTGGGTGGTGTTGGGATGTGTGAGGATGTGTTGGGTGGTGTTGGGATGTGTGAGGATGTATTGGACAGCGTTGGGCAGCGTTGGGCAGCAATGCCTCGGCTCTCAGGTCAAGGGGCACTTGGGTGGTGCTATGTGCTGGCCCCACTGTTAGTTTCCTGCTGATCCCAGGCAGGTCACTGGTTGatatctgggagaagagatgaGAAAGTGGCACCACCTTTGACCCACAGAGAGACCTGGGACTTGTCTTGCTGTATCCTCAGTTGGGTGCCAGCCAGGCCACGGGGCATCCCAGTGAGAGGATGTGAAGCAGGGAGCTCCTGTAATCAGATGCTGGATTTGGCTTCTTTGTAACACATTCATGGCCTTGCTGTGAAGTTTTGGCCAGGGACCCAGCACTGACTGCTCTTTCCTTTTGCCCACAGGCCTTCTGTGATGACGCCTCTGGGCTGAAGTTTAACCCGGTTCTCTACCCCAAGGTGAAGTAACCTGCCCAGCAGGGATGCTGAGAACCCCACCCAGGGCCACTGTGGAAAACTTTTGGCCTAATTATGTGGGAATTTGGCTTCTTTCCCCCTTCCaccctcctggtgctgcccagcCATTGtaccctgctgcagctccagcggGCTCTCCCACCCCCACCACGAGGAGTggtgtcacagcccctgggTTTGGTCTGTCAGCTTTTGAACTACCTGGTGAAACAATTGTTACTTTGCTTTCCTGCAGGCGTCCCAGATGATAGTGTCGTATGATGAACATGAGGTCAACAACACCTTCAAGTTTGGTGTGATCTATCAGAAGTTCAGGCAGGTGAGTTGCCCCCATGCCACTCTCGTGGAGCACATCCCTGCACCCCAGAGAGCCGTGTTTCATGGGCACAGACTCAACCCTATTGTTAATTCTGCCACATGCAGCACCTCTGTGTCCTCACTGACTGCGTTTCTTATTGCTCGGATGTTTTCCCTGCTCATTAAAAAATGATGTGACTGAAAAATCTCAGTATGGAAATCAGCCCACAAGCTGCTGTAGGGAAAAGCGGATGTGAAAATGGATTTTAGCAGGCATGGTATTTTAATCAGATATATGTTTAGACAGCAAAACAGCTATGTTTGTCTAGAGGGATTGTGGGCTCTGAAGACAGGCACTTGCTGAAAATGCTGTCATTAGCTGGGGGACTCAGGATGGGGAGTGCAGAGGCAGCTCACCCTCAGAACTCACCAAGAATTATTCTGACAGGCACTCTGATTATCTTACATGTTGCATTTTGGGTTTGATTGAGTGACTCATGCAAGGCCATAATTAGGGTCTCATTGTTTTGAAATACAGCATGTGGAGGGGGATTAGGGCTTGGATTTTCCAATGGAGGATTCACTTGTGTTTTGATATTTCCTGGACATTATCCTAAGGTCCTTGCTGTGGGTCAGAAGTAGCTCTCAGCAGCTTTACCCTGGAGTGTCCTGGGGGCCAAGCAGGCTGTGACAGCCCACAGACAGTGCTGGTGGCCAGTGGTTAGTGTGGGGGTGccagctggggagcagaggaggggagcAGCCTGGAACAAGGTGGTCACACCCCAGGGACCCCGtggatggagcaggaggtggcaggggATGGacaggcagggagatgggggctGTCAGCAGATGCACTCTGTGTTTTGCAGACCCAAGAGGAGGAGCTGTTTGGTAATAATGAAGAGAGCATTGCATTCAAGAACTTCCTAAGTTTTCTGGGAGACACCATAACACTCCAGGACTTCAAAGGGTAAGTTAGATAAAAAGGATGATTTTACAAATACATTAACAAGAAACCATGTCATATGTAAAAATATCTATGTGTGAGAACAGAAGTCATCTCTCTCCTGAGCGGGATATGCAGAGCAGAAGCAAATATAGCTTTGGCTTGTTTTTCAAAGCTGGAggagttttcaaaaaaaaaaaaattggagctGCCAAGAGAGAAAAACTTATTTTCCTGCAGATTTGAGGTCGTGCTAAAATCTGGCTCTGCTCAGCCATAGATGGAAGGAGCTGTGTGTGGAAATGTGCCGTGCCCAGTGTCACAGCTCAGCTGTGGGTGCCTCCAGGGCGGTCACTGCAGCAGCCCTGGTGTGGGCAGAGACCCCCCGCTGCTGGTGAGGGATGGTGAGGCCACTGGTGCCACAGCTGGTGCCCATGCTGTGGTCAGCCCTAGCTGACCGGCCCTGCTCTGTGTGCACCCTGTATTTCAGGCTGGTGATGGCAATGCTTGGTTAGAACATGTGACATggtttgttctttctgtttgcTCACTTCTAGATAAAGATGAATGAGCTAGCCTGTTCCATCAGCCTGTCCCCTGACAGCCACTGGCACTCTCTGTGAGGCTTTCAattaatatttcttcctttctctctgcctttcccttcATCTCCAGTTTTCGAGGAGGCCTGGATGTCAGCCATGGGCAGACGGGAGCAGAGTCTGTGTACACGGTGTTCAGGGACAGGGAGATAATGTTTCATGTCTCTACAAAGCTGCCTTTTACCGAAGGAGACACACAACAAGTAAGAGAGATGAGTTTCCTTGCACAGAAGGGTCTGAGTGGGGATGCACTGACATTGGCCTGCCCAGTGCCCCAGCACCATGGCACCACAGAAGTGGTTGCTTGGCTTCCCAGCCCGGGGCTGGCATTTGCTTCCATGGGAGTGGAACCGCCTGGCATTACCGACCCAAtgttcttccttcctgcttagCTCCAGAGGAAGAGGCACATTGGCAATGACATTGTGGCAATTATCTTCCAAGAGGAGAACACGCCGTTTGTCCCAGACATGATTGCCTCCAACTTCCTGCACGCCTACATCGTGGTGCAGGTGGAGAACCCCGAGGGAGATAACACAGTGTACAAGGTGAGGGCAATCCCAATGTGGACGTGTCTGTTCTTGCTTCAGCAtcttttgacaagggcatggagtgacaggacaagggggaatggcttcccactgacagaaggcagggttagattagaGATTAGAAGGAAATTCTTCCCCATGAGGGTggtaaggccctggcacaggttgcctagaaaagctgtggctgccctatccctggaattgttcaaggccaggttggatggggcttggagcaacctgggctagtggaaagtgtctctgcccatggcagggggtgtgtgaatagatgatctttaatatcccttccaacccaaaccattccatgaatCGATGATCTCAGACCAAATTCTGGAGGCAACTGCCCAGCACCTTCCCCATGCTCAGTGACACAACCAGAGTTAGGCCTGGCAGGCTCTCATAGCTTGTATTGAACACACATATGTATGCACACAGGTGTATTATGTATGCACACAGGTGTATTATGTATGCACTGTTATGTGATGTGTGTATACAGACATCTGTGTATAAAATGCTGTGTGTATGACAGCTCCTGTAACAGCTCATTTGTTAAAGAGTTTTGATGCTCCTCAGTGTTTGAATGTGCCTTGGAACAGCTCACATCCATCTGACACATCACCTGGGTGTAGGCAGCATAAACCCTGTTATCCTGCTGCACCCATGAGAATAATGTGTCTTTGGCTCTGCAGGTGTCAGTCACGGCCCGGGAAGATGTCCCCTCCTtcggcccagccctgcccaaccCGCCGGTGTTCCAGAAGGTAGGAGCTGAGGGAACCACCTTCCAAGCCATAAAGAAAGTAGATGTGTGTGTCCAAGATGTTTCCAAGCGTTTCCACCTTCTTGGGGAAAACATGACTTCTGGAATTGATGTGCATTGATCTTGGTTTCCAGTGAGGCCCTGGGATTTATGGTAGGGTGAGTGGCCGTGCACCAGTGCATGGCATCACCCATATGAGGCAGCAGGGGCGGCTCTGGTGCCAGGGCATCTGTGTGGGTGCAGGAGGGCACCCCAGGCCTGTCTGGGGTTTTCCACCAATGCTTCCACATCTAGAGGGGCTGTAGGGTGCTGTGAGCCCACGTTTTGGGTTGGTACAGCTCCAGGGATATGGGGAGTCTTACAACAGCAGGTGTTTCCCACCTTggctctgtccctgcagagccctgagtTCCGGGAGTTCCTGCTGACCAAGCTCATCAATGCCGAGAACGCCTGCTGCAAGTCTGACAAGTTTGCAAAGCTGGAGGTAATGCTGCCCGTGTGTCCCTGCCTGGCACCGTGCCAGGCGTGGGGAATTCCCCCATTCCTTCTCAAAGCCACCTGTCCCTGTTGAAATGGGTTGGCACTTGCAGGGACGAGTGACTGGAGTGTGATGGCCATGAGGCCTTGTGgggcaggcactgccctccAGGAGGGACAAGCCAGCTGAGCAGTGGGTCGgtgccactgctgctccctcaggGCCCTGGCTGAGTCCCTTCTCATTCCCACAGGACCGCACACGGGCTGCCTTGTTGGACAACCTTCACGATGAGCTCCATGGGCACACGCAGACCATGCTGGGGCTGGGGCCCGAGGAGGACAAGCTGGAGAATGGGGGTCATGGAGGCTTTCTGGAGTCTTTCAAGGTAAAGCCCTGCCCTTGCCAGGAGCAAAGCTAAAATGCACCCAGGGCTGGCAAAGCACATGTTGGTGGGAGATGCAGATGAGCAGTGTTGGGGGACGGGAGGTGTCCCCTGAAGGTAGGGTGGTGGGAGGAGGTGGAGGCTCCTGCCACCACCACCCGAGCTGGCCCCAATGGGAGCAGATGCAGGGTGGTGTGGTCCCATTGTTGTTGGTGAGTGTCCCCGTTGTAGTGACCTCTCCAGAGCCCGTGAGCATCTCCTCCTCCACCAGTGTGCTGTGGCATTTCTCGTGTGTCCAGAGGGATGTCAGTCGAGGGCCAGCCCCCCATCACatgctgtgcctgcagccaggctctgctgggacagGGTGTGTCCTGCTCCTGTCACCAGTTGCTGGATGCTGCTATGGGACAGCAAGCAGGAGAGATTCCTGAGGTGACTACCAAGGGGGAGGTGGTGGTCATTATGCTTAAACCAGGAGATAGAATGAAAGGGGGGGTGGAGAGGGGAAGGGgtgctggatgtgctggagggacCGGGTGAGTGTGAGGTAGAGCAGATGGTGtgagctggaggagaaggaacAGAGGTAAAATGCTGTGGAGGAAACTCTGAGCAACCACTGGCAGTAGGGTCAGTGATTGGCTGGGCAGTGGGGACATCCCTCGAGATGGAGGGGCAGCACCTGAGTCTGGGGGAATGagccattccaggtgtctctgGTGGGGCTGCCTTGTTGTGGGGACGGGGCTGACACAGAGTGGCCATCACTGTATGGGCAGGGGggctgtcctggctgccactGTACTGGGACAGCTCCTGCAGTTACTTCGCAGACACAGTGATATCTATGGCCCAGAGAAGTGGGCTCTGGTGGATGAGTCGCCTCATCCTGCACCTGGAGGATGGGGCCATGGAGGAGGAGTGTTCACCTCCCCAGCCCCTACTGCAGTGTAAGGAGGCTCAGGTGTGTCCTGTTTCAGTGTGAGCCGTAGGGATGGAACTGCTGTGCAGTCAGTTGTACATCACAGCATCCACGCCaggggctcagcactgaggTTAAACAGTCATGCTTGGGCAcgctctgtgtgtgtgaggagaCAGACCATGCTCTCTTGGCATTGCAGGGAGTGCTGGGGTGGGAGGTGAGCCCCGTGGTCTGTGCTGGGCTGCGCCTGCCTGGCTGCCTCGGGCCCGCGCTGCTGGGCTGCCTGCTGGCTTATGTCCTGCACCAAGCCTTGTTGGAGTGACCAGGGAGATACAGACGGTACATGAGGGCTGCAAGGGGTGAGACCTGGTCCTCATGATACCTTTTTGCCCAATGCTTCACACCCACAACCCAGCTGGCAGCCCCATCCCCCTGGCCAGGAGACCAGGGGCCCACTCTCAGAGGTGAGTGGAGCCCATTTCTGCTGAGCCATGAGCGAGCGAGAGGTGCCTTTgcctctgctgcagggagaggacCTGCTCTGTGGGGAGGGGGTGCTGGAGTGCCCCACAGAGctccccagctcagggcaggagcCTGCAGGGTGTGAGCACCCACAGGCACTGCTTGGCAGCAAAGCAACTGGTCACTTTTACCTACAAACACTGTCAAATTATGTATAAATTGCTGCTGACCCAAATAAATCTGTTCTGATGGACTCTGGCTTGGTGTTTGTTATTGGATGTGTAGGAGGGGCTGTTGGGACTGTGGTCTCCAGCACTGAGGGCTCTGTGAGAGctcagggctgcagctcccactTACCCCAGTGTGGGtctgcctgcagctctgggaccccAAGTGCCTGTGGATGCAGTGCTGGCACCTTCAGGAATCTGGCCCACAATGGCTCATTTCCTCTCTTTAGCCTGAGCTGGGATtcgggctggaggagcagcagccatgGCACAGtgatggcacagcacagggaatAGCTGCAAAGGGAACAGGGAAAGGTGACTGCTGTGAAGAGTGAGGGAAGGGGGCTGCTTGATGGGGAGATGTGAAGATcaaagggagcagggagagtctgcagctgctgtggggctACTGCTGTGGAGCTCAGCTCTGGTCTCTTCCAGAGGTGCATGAACcaaaccagcagcagagcttCAGACTGAATGTATTCTCAAGCATTAGAGAACAGAAGCACTTTTGTGTGGCTGCAAAACCTCCAGCTCAGGAGCTGTTTTGGGGCAGGCTGGAGAGGTCCCTCAGTGCAGGagaggtgcaggcagggctggaggctcTGCAGGATCTGTCCTCTCCAAGTCCAGGGAGAATCATGGGAGGTGTGCACACAAACATGGCTTATGATTCGCTTGTGGTCCCCATTCCTGCCAAGGGGTCTGGGACATTGGTcaggcacagggcaggaagGTGGATGTGGGGCTTGTGtctgctgctcctggtcccATAGCTGCAGTCCTTGGTATCACGGAGCAATGGGGGAAAAATCTGATGTTGTGGTGGCTGTGGGGCTCCCCAAGGGTGGCCCACGCTCAACTGcacctgccagggctgctgctgtcaccagtGGGGTTGTTGGGGTGTGCTGGTTCTCGGCGAGGCCCAGACAGGTTACTCTCCCATGTACCTGGGGGAGACCTGGAGCTGAGGAGGGGTTCTGGGGCCAGCACCCCACAGAGTGGTGATGACCTgttgtcccctgtcccctctgccacAGAGAGCCATCCGGGTGCGCAGCCACTCCATGGAGACGATGGTGGGCAGCCAGAAGAAGCACCACGGCAGTGGCATCCCGGGCAGCCTCAGCGGGGGCATCGCACACAACAGCGGCGAGGTGACCAAGACCACCTTCTCAGTGAGTGCAGCCACACGTCCCTCTGTCctgctgtccctctgtcccactGTCCCTCCTCTGTCCAGCCCAGTGCAGCCCAGTGGGGCACTGTGCTG
This is a stretch of genomic DNA from Pseudopipra pipra isolate bDixPip1 chromosome 21, bDixPip1.hap1, whole genome shotgun sequence. It encodes these proteins:
- the RAP1GAP2 gene encoding rap1 GTPase-activating protein 2 isoform X6, encoding MSRAGDRTRSRRAGVRAAVVLIGLLHRSRQSSERRKQELLNSTDVTVPERPLSPPLTAPPTMKSAEFFEMLEKMQAPKLEEQRSGSQKHKEDYIPYPSIDEILEKGSPYPLIILPQFGGYWIEDPENLGTPTSSDSSICEEEEENLSPSTYGYKLECKGEARAYRKHFLGKDHLNFYCTASSLGNLILSVKCEETDGTEYLRVILRSKVKTLHERIPLAGLSKLPSIPQIAKAFCDDASGLKFNPVLYPKASQMIVSYDEHEVNNTFKFGVIYQKFRQTQEEELFGNNEESIAFKNFLSFLGDTITLQDFKGFRGGLDVSHGQTGAESVYTVFRDREIMFHVSTKLPFTEGDTQQLQRKRHIGNDIVAIIFQEENTPFVPDMIASNFLHAYIVVQVENPEGDNTVYKVSVTAREDVPSFGPALPNPPVFQKSPEFREFLLTKLINAENACCKSDKFAKLEDRTRAALLDNLHDELHGHTQTMLGLGPEEDKLENGGHGGFLESFKRAIRVRSHSMETMVGSQKKHHGSGIPGSLSGGIAHNSGEVTKTTFSPPVPATAAKNQSRSPIKRRSGLFPRLHTTSESQVESRTRCDSVSGAQKTPDLGHSSQEMKSETSSNPSSPEICPNKDRPFIKLKENGRSNISRSSSSTSSFSSTAGESETLEEYDSVGSQPSTASPFKQDVFVYSTSSGSESPSAGAMATPVIMSRSPTADVKNRNSPRSNLKFRFDKLSHGSSNTSH
- the RAP1GAP2 gene encoding rap1 GTPase-activating protein 2 isoform X8; its protein translation is MFQRKRSVSFGGYGWIDKTMLASLKIKKQELLNSTDVTVPERPLSPPLTAPPTMKSAEFFEMLEKMQAPKLEEQRSGSQKHKEDYIPYPSIDEILEKGSPYPLIILPQFGGYWIEDPENLGTPTSSDSSICEEEEENLSPSTYGYKLECKGEARAYRKHFLGKDHLNFYCTASSLGNLILSVKCEETDGTEYLRVILRSKVKTLHERIPLAGLSKLPSIPQIAKAFCDDASGLKFNPVLYPKASQMIVSYDEHEVNNTFKFGVIYQKFRQTQEEELFGNNEESIAFKNFLSFLGDTITLQDFKGFRGGLDVSHGQTGAESVYTVFRDREIMFHVSTKLPFTEGDTQQLQRKRHIGNDIVAIIFQEENTPFVPDMIASNFLHAYIVVQVENPEGDNTVYKVSVTAREDVPSFGPALPNPPVFQKSPEFREFLLTKLINAENACCKSDKFAKLEDRTRAALLDNLHDELHGHTQTMLGLGPEEDKLENGGHGGFLESFKRAIRVRSHSMETMVGSQKKHHGSGIPGSLSGGIAHNSGEVTKTTFSPPVPATAAKNQSRSPIKRRSGLFPRLHTTSESQVESRTRCDSVSGAQKTPDLGHSSQEMKSETSSNPSSPEICPNKDRPFIKLKENGRSNISRSSSSTSSFSSTAGESETLEEYDSVGSQPSTASPFKQDVFVYSTSSGSESPSAGAMATPVIMSRSPTADVKNRNSPRSNLKFRFDKLSHGSSNTSH
- the RAP1GAP2 gene encoding rap1 GTPase-activating protein 2 isoform X1; protein product: MASGKAAGERRWELVRWYVREGRFRIEERTLTAFQWLYSPHQHRIVSRADLGSPSRIDKTMLASLKIKKQELLNSTDVTVPERPLSPPLTAPPTMKSAEFFEMLEKMQAPKLEEQRSGSQKHKEDYIPYPSIDEILEKGSPYPLIILPQFGGYWIEDPENLGTPTSSDSSICEEEEENLSPSTYGYKLECKGEARAYRKHFLGKDHLNFYCTASSLGNLILSVKCEETDGTEYLRVILRSKVKTLHERIPLAGLSKLPSIPQIAKAFCDDASGLKFNPVLYPKASQMIVSYDEHEVNNTFKFGVIYQKFRQTQEEELFGNNEESIAFKNFLSFLGDTITLQDFKGFRGGLDVSHGQTGAESVYTVFRDREIMFHVSTKLPFTEGDTQQLQRKRHIGNDIVAIIFQEENTPFVPDMIASNFLHAYIVVQVENPEGDNTVYKVSVTAREDVPSFGPALPNPPVFQKSPEFREFLLTKLINAENACCKSDKFAKLEDRTRAALLDNLHDELHGHTQTMLGLGPEEDKLENGGHGGFLESFKRAIRVRSHSMETMVGSQKKHHGSGIPGSLSGGIAHNSGEVTKTTFSPPVPATAAKNQSRSPIKRRSGLFPRLHTTSESQVESRTRCDSVSGAQKTPDLGHSSQEMKSETSSNPSSPEICPNKDRPFIKLKENGRSNISRSSSSTSSFSSTAGESETLEEYDSVGSQPSTASPFKQDVFVYSTSSGSESPSAGAMATPVIMSRSPTADVKNRNSPRSNLKFRFDKLSHGSSNTSH